TCACTAAAGTGATGGGGAACCAagttagaaatgagaaaaagtgtAAAGCTAAATGAACTAGAGAGAGTTTGCCTTTGAGAAAAGCCTATGAAATACGTTGTCTAGACCAGCACTTCTCAACCATCTGTACCAGAATCACATGGACTGGTTGCTAAAATCGCAGATTCCCAAGTCCAGTcctagacttactgaatcagaatgtcCGGTGGTTGTTCCAGGAATCTTATGTTTAACTGGATCTCCAGGTGCTTTATATGGATTCTAAAGTTTAAGGACTTcttgcccattttaaaatatgaacactAACTGAATGACTCAATGACAGCTGAAACTGTATGCGTACATggcactcttttctttcttcccactaGAGTTAACTGTGGATGCTAAATGTCTTCTAGATTTATGTCTGTAGAAGACATTTAGCATTCTCCTGTGGGGAGAAATACTTTCGGTTATTAACATGGACAAAGCCATGTGTCTAAGCGTACTGAGTATGAGAAACACCATATGTCGAGGGCAGGGAGAACTCATAGTCTCTATTCCATTCTCCCTTCTAAGCTTTTTGTACACTAATATCTCACCTTCTGAAACGTGGCTATCCAAGTGCTTTGTTCGGAGAGAACAACAGGAGGCTCTGAGTAACGGAAAATAGATGGCACGCGGTTCCAGTCTTTCAGGGCCTCGGTTCAGGACTTCCTTTATTCGCCATTTTGACAAGCTTATTTATTTTGAATGGTTAtttagaggaagaggaaggtTTATAGTTCGTGGTTTGAAAtatattctgtaaatattttagttaaaatacttaaaataaaaattaaacctcacaattttttttaagaggtACACTCTCAGGTGAGAAATATGGCCAAACAACTGTCTCCTCTCAGCTGGCTGCAGATGCCCCAGGTTCCACTATAATGGGAGTCAATATGACTTTCCCCACAGAACCATTAATGACTAAAATCTCAACCACCACCCATGTGTTTGTCCCCAATTCCTGAATgacaaataaatacacattttaagaGGTAGGTAGTATATTTTCATCAGTGGTGAAGAAAATTTGGTGATGAAATAGTTGGTATGGAAATGAGAGTTCCAGAAAATTAAGTAGCAGACGGTGGAAATGTCCTATGTCTTCTCTTTAATCCTACCTGAGCAGTTTCCACGGGAACCATGTTGAAGTCTGGGGGTGTTTATTGAAAGCAGATTTTCTATCTTTCCTTACAGTCTGGAGTGTGGTATGTGGGTATACAAAAGATGCTGGCTCACCAACGTCATCTGACAGGCCACTTTCCCTATTACTGGCAAAAAGGAAAAGGCCCTAATATTTTAGAACGAAGAATGATTTGTAATATATGACTCCCAATAGGAAAGCTAGGGTTTCAACaacaatatgaatttttttttcttcaaaaaatccTGGTTGATATGGAAATATTTCTTGTGAGAAGCACTTTGGCACAGGAATACGCTGTGGATCCCCTGTCAGGCAGCTGGGTTACCTACAGCACTTGTCTCATTGAAATTCTTTATCTGGGTTTGTCACAAACCAGCTTGCCACAGATGACTGAGTGTAGGACATGATTCTTTTCTGGTCATTTCACACTGAAAGGTAAACAAGACGTCCAAGATGCCTTGTGGAATCGTTAGAAATATGGTTGTCTTTCAGAATCTCCTTCTGGAGAATTCTGCGATAAGCCAATTCAGTTTCCTGGGAACTGCAAACTTGGGAACCAGGTGGCAGCAGTGCATGGGTTCCTGAGGGAAGCCTCAGGTGCAGCAAGTCTGCAGAGACTCTCCAGTACAGAGTAAGAGGCCTCTGCAGTTCTGGAGACGCTGGACCTGGGGAAAGtttggcccggtggcatagtgcaGCAAAGAGATACAACCAGGAGACATTATGCCCCTTCTCTCAAATAGCATTCCATTTGGCATAATAACCTATGTCATACCAACACTAACCTGTTGATCTGAAGATCCCCAATTACCCATCTATTTTCTTATAATTGATATTAGGTTAAAAAGgaaacacatacacaaagaagTCTGTTTAACCTGAAATAACTGTGTTGATATTTGAATTGCTTTCAGTGGGACATTTGCTTTAAACCACACGAGATCTCCATCTGGATTGCTGGAGTACAAAATcccttctccccccaccccaaccaaaacaatcaaagaaacaaacaaaaccccaaacccaCAACTCAGCTTCAAATAAGTTTTGAAGAAATGAGActctaaatatttacatatgggtcaagaaataaatgacaaaactatTTACAGAAATACACAAGCTTATATGCATTAACAATTTACACCAgttcacaaaaatattaaaacataaaaaaactatataaattaAAGAACTCAAAAGTATGATCTAAGACTTCCTAGGATGCTTCTCTCATGCAGATCATGGTTGAAAAGTCAGATTTTGCTACCTTAGAATCTAAACTGTAAAACaaccatttttattctttgaacACTAACAGTACtaattagaaaaggagaaaagatccTCTGTGCACACTGACATTACCTTGCATACAGTTAAAATATACCATTCCTGACATTTCCTTAACACACAGTACTGAAAATCACATGCCTCTAACCACTGAAGTCACTTTCTGACATACTTTTACTTTCATTATCGTTTCCTTACATAGACTGCTCAGGCAATACTTCGCCAACATACCGAATGGGTGATTGACAGGTCTGCGAAGAGAAATATGGACTTTGCAGGCTCCTTTTTTAGCTAAAGGGGcaaatttcaaatttacattGTATGCATCTATTGCTGCTGCAAATGTGGTTACCCACTCACATTAATGGTCCCTCTTCTTTACAGAATTTTTCCTCAAATTCTTCAACCTGATcctaaccttttaaaaatgttttgtcatTATAAAAACGTGCAGGCCCTATCCTTGGGATCACCCCAGGGACTTgcatgtttaaaaagaaattgaatacaGTTGGGAGTAAGGCTCAGATGAAATTTACTCATAAGAAAATGGCACCTCTGGGGCTGTTAGCTAAGTCTCTGGCCAGACATCCAGGGATTatttatttcaatcaaaccaaacAGCGGCATCAGAATTTTGCCAAAAAGATAAAATCTGGAGACATGGCTATGAAAATACCAATAGAATTAAATTACGGGTTTAATGTATAAGGCAGCTCCATTTCCTTGATCATAATGCTCCAtgtaaaaatttgaaagtagTAACATTTAATTCCTCTATTTGTGAAGTCACACACAAAGTGAATGATGCTGAGGTAACCTGGCTCACAGTGACTTGCCATCCAATTTCTACCCTACAATATTATAAAGGGAAAGATACAGGCAAAGTCCTTCAAATGACTGAGTCCAAAGTTAAGGCTGTATCCACATACATGAAATAAAACTACTCTAGATTTTACCTAAAGTTTGTGTTTCACACTTATACCAGTAATTTGAGTCATTACtctgtattcaaaatatttacctGATATTCCTAAGACATTAATAAAGTAATTGCTTTAAGGAATTAATCTTAGTATTTATAAAATAGACTTTAGTTTCAGGATTAAACAATGTGTGTGACGACAAATCCTCAAATATTACAATTGGACAGGACTTCTTCAGCCACATCCTTCTGGGCTCTCAGTCACTAAAgccatctgtatctctttgtCACACCAGCTCCTCTTTCTAGTCTCCATGCTGCTGGTGAGAACTTACAAGGCTGTGTTATCTCAAAGGGGCAATGGCTTGCCTACTTGACAAAAAGATggttaaagcaaaaaaaaattagtgcTGTATATTCACCAAAGATCAAACTCCTGTATAAAGCACCCGATGTGTTCGTGTGCTAAACAGAAGCATCCTATCAGGTTCCTTAACATTGTGACTATATAAAAGTGCAGTTGGTCTGCACTTTTAACATAGAGGCCTAAATTTCCACAGACCTTTGCACATACCAGTATTTCAAGATTTCTACCATGATCTTTATTGAATCTCTCTGATCAATTCtgggagaacaaaagaaaaccttATAGAGCATTTCCACATGtaaataaatgtgttgtttttaaaattttatttctttttctaaatataaaccCTTAAAATGcaatcatactttttttttaaataaaaaaaaggacTGGCACGAATCCTATTCTTTATACAATTTCACAGCAATTATAGCAGCATGAATTTAGCCTCTTAAAAGATTTCTTCCTTCGCTCTAAATAAAATTCCAAGTTTTAAAAAGCCAAGAGCAGCAACCATCCAGTAAATGGAATGAAATTCTCATATGTTCTACAAACTGAGCATTTAAAACATGTGAATgtataaaaatcaaatattattaaGAATATGGAATGAAATGACAATCTACACTGTTTTGTAAATATAGGACTGCCTTGCAAGTCTGGTGTAGAGGTGGTGGGTGGTTGAGAAAATGGAATGGAGTTGGGCTAGAGAGATGTCTGTTCCTACTCTAATCAGAAATGCAACTTTCAAAAGAAAGTCTTGGGTAGTGAACATGTTTAACATGTCTACACAGGTGTAAGAGCTATCCCTGATATGCTGGTGCAGATGGCGGTTACCGTGAGACTGTGACTGCACACAGACACAGTGAACAAACAGCACGCTAACTCCTCAGGACAGACGTGGGGACTGCTCAGATCGGCAACTGTAGGAACTTTCTGTTTACTAACAGATAATACACATGTACTTTAACAATTCTCAGGAAACCTGTACTCTGGTttagaaacagaaattaacatGTAGATTTGTAATCATGATAAATCATGTTTATCCATCAAACcatgctgggtttttttaatgaaaaaaaaatttgctttagGAGAACAAATGGTGCGAAGTGTTTTACTAGATTACAATTTACCCAAtattattgagaaaaaaaaataactgaaggcAGGCAACACACTAGAAGCATTGATATAGTTTTCTGGTGCTAATGAAGTTCACTGACTTCCACCTAAGAAGTTTCTTTaattctaacttttaaaaatttcttctgcaCTAACATGAGCCTGTTCACTGAACTGTGAGGAACAActgtgaaaaataagaatatgaagAGCATGGTTCAGGCTGGGTCTCAGTGGTCTGACATTTTATGACGACTCTTGATTAAATGCTTAAAGTCCTCATTCCTGTATTTTTTAGTTATAATTTGCTAAATGTCTGATAGACTCTTCTGAAGGGTCAGGGACCCTTATAAGACAGGGAGAATGAAGCGAGAAAAACAGTGTCAATCTGGGCAAGCTGCATGGCTACTGAAAAGTAGGAACTGACAGGAAACGCAGAGGCCCTCCAGGAGACAGAGTGCCCTGCTCTGAACTAGACGGCAGACACTAAGCacaaaattaaactcaaattCAGTTAAAGGCAGTCCTCAGGCTCTGACAAATTAGCCCTATATGGCAAGTATGGTCTGTGACAAATTTCTTTACCGAGTTTTCAACATAGTGCTTGACAACCATTCAGATctcttttaaagacaaaaacGACATAGTCTATAGATGGAAGAGGTGGTAATGAAGCAGGGAAGGGGAAAAAGATGGTGATTtacttttctgattattttttttaatgtggccagGGGTTttgtagctttttttcttttttaaatctttttggttactgaaaaaaatagaacagtcCACTGTCCAGCAGAGGCTGCTTCAACTCTATTGCTCCCAGGGCTCATTCTGCGTGGATCTGTGTTTCAGGATGCTGCAAGGACAACTCTGCGGGCAGGAAGGCCCCCTGACCCAAAGCTGTAGCATATGTCCTGTTTTGTGGGTGGGGAAAGCCAGAGGGCATGTATGTCCCCATCGCTCCTCCTCCAAAGCCTCCGCGCTGGTGCTGGGGCGGGGAGTGGTAGCCCTCCAGGTTATCATACTGGGACACAGCAGTCACACTGCTCTGGCGCTTGCCATGGGTTTGGTATTGGTACAACACGCTGGGGTCCCTCTCCACGTTCTGGGTATGATGGAGTTTCAGGCTGTGACTCCTCTCAGGTTTAGGGGGTGGGGCTATTGACTGAGTGAGGTGTTCCTCCTCCTTGTAGCAGTCTCTGGAGTGTTTCTCCGGGGCAGGAGGCTGCCTAGCCCGGGGCCTCTCCAACTCTTTGGAGAGCCTCACCTCTTTGTGGTTCAGTCTTAAAGACTCCTGCCCTGAAGTAATGTATTTCCCTCCAGAGTTATGGTAGCTGACTGGCTCAGAAGTGTCTGGAATCCCTTTGGGCCCATAATCTAACTGGCCAGCTCCCTGGGGGTAAGGTGGCCCATTTTTTGATTCACATAATTGCCTATGGCTTACTTCCTGATGTGCCCTGTGCTCAGGGAGACTACAACCCATGTCATGAAGTTTCCTGTTCCTGAGGCTACTCTGCTTCTGAGGGAGGGATGGTTTCTCCGACTGTCCATTGCCATATCCTCCATGGTGGTGGGCTCTATCGAACTCTGGCTCTGGATGCTTCCTATAGAAGCGGTCATCTCCTTCAGGACTGATGGCCTTGACTGGGTGTCgcccctcctttccctctgccacTGAGAGaagtccagttttcccaggatctGATTTACTACGTAGATGGATGACATAGATCCCACCCAAGTCATCTTGAACAGCTGGAGTCATGTTATCATACTGGGACATAACAGGCCCTTTCACCTTCTGCCGAGCGCGGCTCTCTCTCCGGATGGATTGCATACGGTATTTTTCCATGTCCTCAAGATCCCATGAGGTGTATGTGTGCTTTACATCAGCGGTTGGAGCCACGTTGACTACATTATTGTAGTCATTACCAGAGAAATAGCCAGTCACGTTGGCCCGGGGACGTGGAGGCAAACCAGCATAACCGTATAAGTTCTTCCCTTGTAGCCTAGGATTGTAGAAAGCAAAATCGCGATTGGGTAGGCGGTGAAGGGGCCTCAACTGTACTGTGCTATAGGCATCCACATCACACAGGGCTCCATCTGGACTGTAATAGGAACTAGAAGAGCTGGAATATGGGCTATACCGGTAGTGGACCCGACCATTCTCAAAGTAAGGCTGCAGCTGTGTTACATGATAATCTGAGCGGGCCTGGGAGGACTGATATGGCTTATATTGGTACAGAGGTCTTGGGCAGTAGGCTGGTTCATCATCTGGGGGAACTTCTGTCCGTGAAATGGGAACAGAGCGAATCATAGAAGACGGAGGGGCATGGAGAGACTGTACCCTCCGGATGGTAGGGTACGGTGGAATATCTTCAGGGTAACAACTACTCCTAATAGAGGAGCTCAAAGAAGATACATACTCAACCCGGCTGCATGGCTTGGAGTGGTGTCCAGATGCATTTCTTCCCGGGGCCACGTACGTGTTATAACGAGGACCCATGGACGCTGGTGGCTCTGATCTGGAACCATACACTTGGTGCTGTTCCAATTTATTGTGATGTGGAGGTACACTCTGGGGACGATACTGGCAGTTTGGAGTCATACCGAAGTGCAAACAGTTTTCTGGACCAAAGGGCTCAGCAATGACATCAGGCCTAGCAAAGGTGGCATAAGCAGTTTTCTGAGAAGCATGCTTAGGTTGTGGGACAGGAAGTGGTAAAGGCAAAATATCATCCACGGAGGCTAAGGAAGCAGTGACAAAGGGATGATAGCTGGAGCTGCTGGTAGCATCTACACTGCTGGAGTGTATGGCAGCAGCAATTTTACTCTCCATTGTCCTGGTGGGAGGAACCGGTGCAGTATAGCCACAGGAGGAGTGCACAGGGACAGGCTCAGCACGCAGGTGCAGCGGTGGGGCCCTGGCACCGTCCCGCACCTTTTCAGGAAGGCCTGGTTGGAGAGCGGGAGTAGAGATGGGACACTGAGCAGCTGCGCTGTTGTCAATGACAAGGACAGGTGCAGGGTCATCCATGGCTCTGGGTTCAGGTGGCCTCTCTGGAGCTGGAACTACTCCTTGAATCTATTGAAAGATGATAAtattatgagtttgttttttatgCTTCCCTCTGTGCAAACACTATTAAATTTGTAAGTCACAAGTTGAGGCTACTTGGGTAGCAGCTTGAAATTTCCCAAGCCACGTGGACATACTGGCCACCTATCCCCACTGCCAGTAAATGGCCTACGTTGCTATGTGGTGTAACAGCCATCACCATCTTTGGAGAACTGTTCTAATTTATGATAGGCTTTAAATGTAAGATGACGTTCCCTATGACAGTACCTTAATGTACAGATCAAACAGAGGTTTAGTCAAGTCACAGACTTAAAAATATACACCCAGTCTATCTGTCCAGCTCAGTCTCAACACCGAGAACATTTTGTTAAACAAAAAGAAGTGATTCTATCTGGAGAGATTTTGGAAGTGACTCACAGCTCTACACAGTGAGAAGTTTTAAGGCTCAAATCTAGGGAAGGGTGATAAAGTGACTTGTTTAAGGTGGCACTGAAGGCACTCAGTTGCTATCCCTCCCCTACCTTCTACTCCACCCCGGTCTGTGGCAGCAGAGGCCAAACATGATCTTCACAGCGATACCGCAAACGTGCTGCCCTCGAGAATAGCATCCTCCACTAACGACTAGATAGTGAAGTCCTTTGAGTTCAAGGTGACCACAAAACACCTGGGGcacttttttaaaatatgagaaaattaggaaaaacCTTAGCATTCTGCATACAAGTTTTTCTTCAAAACAGGTGTTTGACCATAGAACAATCTGCAGATTAATGttgagaaaataacaaaaagtcCTAAGACACCACAATCTCTCACAACTCTGAAAAGTCTGCAAGACAGAAAGTCTTACAAATGTCTTGAGAAGAAAGCACTTTTATTGTGTGCATGTGAATAACTGGCAGAGGGTggctaaatgacttgcccaaagtcacaatgAGTCAGTGATGGAGTTGGAAAACAGCCCAAACAAATCTGCAACCCTGACACCTAAAGCCCAGTCTGACTCGTTTGATCAGGATCTCTTAGTATGACTATGAAGAAACTACCTAGAAGGCTTTACAAAGAAAAGGCAGCAGGTATAGTTAAACTCTAGCCATTGAGTGCCTGCTCCTTTCTCAGAGAAAAACCAGCATCAAGGTAAAGGCAGATGCCAGCCTCAAATGGGAAGCGTTTCATTGAAACCTGCCAcgggatttaaaaataaatgtcacatCTGACTCAATATAACAACACACCCTGCTGAAAAGTGACATACCTTTGGAAAAAGTATATTTCATCTCCCTGACTTCCTCCCCTTCTTACCTTGTGGGAATTATTTAATCCTACATTGGTTGCTGCTTGTACCTGCCCCACGACTGGTAGCTGCTCTGCTGATCTCTGGGAAGGAGGCGCCGGGAGGGGACGATTAGTTCTGTGAGTGCGCTGCAGGGTGGCGGCCACAAAATCAGCTGCGGTGGGTTGTTCAATCACATCCCAGTTGGCTTCCCTGGTGCTTACTTCAGCTGTTGCTGGAGCAGCTGTGGTATAAGCCATGGTGGCTGTGCTGGTATTCTCTTCAGGGGACCCAGAAGGAGGGCAGATTTTGTCCCTAGGGAAATTAGAGGGTGTGGGAGATTTGTCTGCAAGTTCTGAAGGGTGATGGGGCTTATCCACACTTGTACCAAGATAAGAAGGAGGCTGATTTCCACCGTAGAAATGAAGTTGAGACCGCTCCTGATCCACAAAGGAGACAGCTGGCATACTGTTCTTCGCAGACTGGTCTTCAGGGAAACTTACGTGATCATCAGACTTAGAGTCTGCTAAGGGAACTGAAGTGATTCTGGCCTTTTCTGGGTCCCCAGATAAACAGGTTCGATGGGGCTGATTCCCTGGAAAGTCTGCCTGCTGGAGCTGCTCCCCAGTTGCAGTTGCATTGGAATGGGTGTGACCGCCAAGAGCTGCTGGATCTGGTATAGGCTGGTCACAGTTCACAGATGCAATGTTCTGGAGGCAGAGCTGCTCTGCCGGCCTCTCAGTTTGGACATAGGCTTTATCTAGAGTAACACTAGAGTGGCAGTGAGGCAGTTTATCTTCAGGTGCAGCCACTGCCACATCTCCATAATTTGTATAAGCGGCCTGGGAAGTCCCTGGTCTCTTCAAGGACTGAGTTGAGGCTTGCTGTGCAGACTCAGCTAACGCTAGCGCCAACAGGCGGGCAACATTTTTCGGAGGCGGTGGTGGTGGGATAAGAGTGACTGAACTGACAGGAACGGAATCCTGAGGGGGGTCATGGGTAACTGCTCCTGGGGggaaattgggaaaaaaaatgagagtgaaAAGGTAGCTTGTGTTATCCTATATGGAAAGCCAAACACTCCCCATTTGATCACTATAAAATAAGGCCttccatatttcaaaatggcaatCCATGATCTTCTATCCCACATGCAAATGCTGCAGAAAACACATCTGGTTCAGaaggaaaactaaaacaaagagTGTTTAAAGATTGCAATCTCCTCCTGAATTGCTACAGAGATGAGGGGGAAAAGCAGGTCCCTCATCTGGCTCAGAAAAGATTGCTTAGAAAACAAGCTTCAAGCGCTTGCAGATTGTTATGAGGAATAGTTTTACACTTGATGGCGTAGGCTGGCTGGTTAACTTGTAAGGCTATTATATAGGTATTTTattagaagagaaaagagaatcaagATCTACGAAGTTGTGCAGAAATTATCCACGAATTCTGACTGTCCAAAGAGATAAGGGACTTTAAGAAGGTCTGAAGCAGGACCACTCCCTTTAGGGGATTTTTGTTTGACTGAATTTAATTTAGAGCTTTGAGCCATCAGCACCACCCAGCAAAATATTCTCTTTGATTAAAGGCTAGCTGTGGAGgaaatttctctcttaaaaggcA
The Equus caballus isolate H_3958 breed thoroughbred chromosome 7, TB-T2T, whole genome shotgun sequence genome window above contains:
- the ARHGAP32 gene encoding rho GTPase-activating protein 32 isoform X1 produces the protein METESESSTSEDDSVFWLDSEVITQVIDSEEGESEENFRKMKSSIHSEEDDFVPELHRNVHPRERPDWEETLSAMARGADVPEISGDLSLKTCGSTASMKVKHVKKPTNPGLMGCDNIHRLPFTKGHFPKMAECAHFHYENVEFGSIQLSLSEEQNEVMKNGCESKELVYLVHIACQGKSWIVKRSYEDFRVLDKHLHLCIYDRRFSQLAELPRSDVLKDSPESVTQMLMAYLSRLSAIAGNKINCGPALTWMEIDNKGNHLLVHEESSINTPAVGAAHVIKRYTARAPDELTLEVGDIVSVIDMPPKVLSTWWRGKHGFQVGLFPGHCVELINQKIPQSVTNSVPKPVSKKHGKLITFLRTFMKSRPTKQKLKQRGILKERVFGCDLGEHLLNSGFEVPQVLQSCTAFIERYGIVDGIYRLSGVASNIQRLRHEFDSEHVPDLTKEPYVQDIHSVGSLCKLYFRELPNPLLTYQLYEKFSDAVSAATDEERLIKIHDVIQQLPPPHYRTLEFLMRHLSLLADYCSITNMHAKNLAIVWAPNLLRSKQIESACFSGTAAFMEVRIQSVVVEFILNHVDVLFSGKISAAIQEGAACLSRPKSLLVSSPSTKLLTLEEAQARTQAQVNSPVVTENKYIEVGEGPAALQGRFHTIIEFPLERRRPQNKMKKSPVGSWRSFFNLGKSSSVSKRKLQRNESEPSEMKAMALKGGRAEGTLRSAKSEESLSSLHAVDGDSKLFRPRRPRSSSDALSASFNGEMLGNRCNSYDNLPHDNESEEEVGLLHIPALLSPHSAEDVDLSPPDIGVASLDFDPMSFQCSPPKAESECLESGAFFLDSLGDSKDKPSTNKKDTEAGGSQSQTPGSTASSEPVSPLQEKLSPFFTLDLSPTEEKSSKPSSFTEKVVYAFSPKIGRKLSKSPSMNISEPISVTLPTRVSEVIGVVSNTAAQNASSPTWNKSVEESDVINRSPTQLVKMKTNEREAQEGCESEVQPLDQVAAAEVESPGKEEQSVSSSQSKAVPSGQTLAGAVTHDPPQDSVPVSSVTLIPPPPPPKNVARLLALALAESAQQASTQSLKRPGTSQAAYTNYGDVAVAAPEDKLPHCHSSVTLDKAYVQTERPAEQLCLQNIASVNCDQPIPDPAALGGHTHSNATATGEQLQQADFPGNQPHRTCLSGDPEKARITSVPLADSKSDDHVSFPEDQSAKNSMPAVSFVDQERSQLHFYGGNQPPSYLGTSVDKPHHPSELADKSPTPSNFPRDKICPPSGSPEENTSTATMAYTTAAPATAEVSTREANWDVIEQPTAADFVAATLQRTHRTNRPLPAPPSQRSAEQLPVVGQVQAATNVGLNNSHKIQGVVPAPERPPEPRAMDDPAPVLVIDNSAAAQCPISTPALQPGLPEKVRDGARAPPLHLRAEPVPVHSSCGYTAPVPPTRTMESKIAAAIHSSSVDATSSSSYHPFVTASLASVDDILPLPLPVPQPKHASQKTAYATFARPDVIAEPFGPENCLHFGMTPNCQYRPQSVPPHHNKLEQHQVYGSRSEPPASMGPRYNTYVAPGRNASGHHSKPCSRVEYVSSLSSSIRSSCYPEDIPPYPTIRRVQSLHAPPSSMIRSVPISRTEVPPDDEPAYCPRPLYQYKPYQSSQARSDYHVTQLQPYFENGRVHYRYSPYSSSSSSYYSPDGALCDVDAYSTVQLRPLHRLPNRDFAFYNPRLQGKNLYGYAGLPPRPRANVTGYFSGNDYNNVVNVAPTADVKHTYTSWDLEDMEKYRMQSIRRESRARQKVKGPVMSQYDNMTPAVQDDLGGIYVIHLRSKSDPGKTGLLSVAEGKEGRHPVKAISPEGDDRFYRKHPEPEFDRAHHHGGYGNGQSEKPSLPQKQSSLRNRKLHDMGCSLPEHRAHQEVSHRQLCESKNGPPYPQGAGQLDYGPKGIPDTSEPVSYHNSGGKYITSGQESLRLNHKEVRLSKELERPRARQPPAPEKHSRDCYKEEEHLTQSIAPPPKPERSHSLKLHHTQNVERDPSVLYQYQTHGKRQSSVTAVSQYDNLEGYHSPPQHQRGGFGGGAMGTYMPSGFPHPQNRTYATALGQGAFLPAELSLQHPETQIHAE
- the ARHGAP32 gene encoding rho GTPase-activating protein 32 isoform X5, which gives rise to MEKLSLSEEQNEVMKNGCESKELVYLVHIACQGKSWIVKRSYEDFRVLDKHLHLCIYDRRFSQLAELPRSDVLKDSPESVTQMLMAYLSRLSAIAGNKINCGPALTWMEIDNKGNHLLVHEESSINTPAVGAAHVIKRYTARAPDELTLEVGDIVSVIDMPPKVLSTWWRGKHGFQVGLFPGHCVELINQKIPQSVTNSVPKPVSKKHGKLITFLRTFMKSRPTKQKLKQRGILKERVFGCDLGEHLLNSGFEVPQVLQSCTAFIERYGIVDGIYRLSGVASNIQRLRHEFDSEHVPDLTKEPYVQDIHSVGSLCKLYFRELPNPLLTYQLYEKFSDAVSAATDEERLIKIHDVIQQLPPPHYRTLEFLMRHLSLLADYCSITNMHAKNLAIVWAPNLLRSKQIESACFSGTAAFMEVRIQSVVVEFILNHVDVLFSGKISAAIQEGAACLSRPKSLLVSSPSTKLLTLEEAQARTQAQVNSPVVTENKYIEVGEGPAALQGRFHTIIEFPLERRRPQNKMKKSPVGSWRSFFNLGKSSSVSKRKLQRNESEPSEMKAMALKGGRAEGTLRSAKSEESLSSLHAVDGDSKLFRPRRPRSSSDALSASFNGEMLGNRCNSYDNLPHDNESEEEVGLLHIPALLSPHSAEDVDLSPPDIGVASLDFDPMSFQCSPPKAESECLESGAFFLDSLGDSKDKPSTNKKDTEAGGSQSQTPGSTASSEPVSPLQEKLSPFFTLDLSPTEEKSSKPSSFTEKVVYAFSPKIGRKLSKSPSMNISEPISVTLPTRVSEVIGVVSNTAAQNASSPTWNKSVEESDVINRSPTQLVKMKTNEREAQEGCESEVQPLDQVAAAEVESPGKEEQSVSSSQSKAVPSGQTLAGAVTHDPPQDSVPVSSVTLIPPPPPPKNVARLLALALAESAQQASTQSLKRPGTSQAAYTNYGDVAVAAPEDKLPHCHSSVTLDKAYVQTERPAEQLCLQNIASVNCDQPIPDPAALGGHTHSNATATGEQLQQADFPGNQPHRTCLSGDPEKARITSVPLADSKSDDHVSFPEDQSAKNSMPAVSFVDQERSQLHFYGGNQPPSYLGTSVDKPHHPSELADKSPTPSNFPRDKICPPSGSPEENTSTATMAYTTAAPATAEVSTREANWDVIEQPTAADFVAATLQRTHRTNRPLPAPPSQRSAEQLPVVGQVQAATNVGLNNSHKIQGVVPAPERPPEPRAMDDPAPVLVIDNSAAAQCPISTPALQPGLPEKVRDGARAPPLHLRAEPVPVHSSCGYTAPVPPTRTMESKIAAAIHSSSVDATSSSSYHPFVTASLASVDDILPLPLPVPQPKHASQKTAYATFARPDVIAEPFGPENCLHFGMTPNCQYRPQSVPPHHNKLEQHQVYGSRSEPPASMGPRYNTYVAPGRNASGHHSKPCSRVEYVSSLSSSIRSSCYPEDIPPYPTIRRVQSLHAPPSSMIRSVPISRTEVPPDDEPAYCPRPLYQYKPYQSSQARSDYHVTQLQPYFENGRVHYRYSPYSSSSSSYYSPDGALCDVDAYSTVQLRPLHRLPNRDFAFYNPRLQGKNLYGYAGLPPRPRANVTGYFSGNDYNNVVNVAPTADVKHTYTSWDLEDMEKYRMQSIRRESRARQKVKGPVMSQYDNMTPAVQDDLGGIYVIHLRSKSDPGKTGLLSVAEGKEGRHPVKAISPEGDDRFYRKHPEPEFDRAHHHGGYGNGQSEKPSLPQKQSSLRNRKLHDMGCSLPEHRAHQEVSHRQLCESKNGPPYPQGAGQLDYGPKGIPDTSEPVSYHNSGGKYITSGQESLRLNHKEVRLSKELERPRARQPPAPEKHSRDCYKEEEHLTQSIAPPPKPERSHSLKLHHTQNVERDPSVLYQYQTHGKRQSSVTAVSQYDNLEGYHSPPQHQRGGFGGGAMGTYMPSGFPHPQNRTYATALGQGAFLPAELSLQHPETQIHAE